The DNA window GCCTCCTCCACCACAGCTGAAAAGCGCCGTTGGTCCTCACGCTGATGGTTGTAGGCCTGCACCGTTTTGATCTGACCCAGCACTTCACCGACGTAGCTGCCCACATCCGCCACCTTGTCCTGACTCAGGCGGGACAACTGGCGCACCCGACGGCCGAAAATTACGATCGGTGCGATGACCAGCGGTACAGCCAGCATGACAATAGCGGTAAGTTTCGCATTGGTAATGAAGAGTAGAATCAGCCCCCCAATCAACATCAGCAGGTTGCGTAGAGCCAGGGAAAGCGTGGAGCCGATGACTGACTGCAGGACAGTCGTGTCGGCGGTCAGGCGTGACTGGATTTCAAAGCCGCGGTTGGACTCGAAAAAGCCGGGGTGCATTGCGACAAGATGGTCGAATACCTGTCTCCGAATGTCGGCCACGACGCGTTCCCCAACCCAGGAGACGAGGTAGAAGCGAACAAAAGTGCCAAAGGCCAGTCCACCGACCAGTACAAAGAAAAACGCGACCGACTGGTTTAGCAGTTCAGGCGAACCGGTAGCGAAGCCTTCGTCGACCAGGATACGGATACCCTGTCCCAGCGAAAGCATGATTCCGGCCGTGAAAATCAATGCCGTCAAGGCACCCGCCACGCGCCCGCGGTAGGGAAGAATGAAGCGCAAGGCCAACGACAGGGCCTGCCTGCGTTCTCCGGAAACTAACCTCATCATGTCCCTTCTGAAGAAAAATGTCGCAATGGATTCGCGTGGGCTAGCGCCACAGAGGGCTCAAAAAAAATTTGCCCAAACGATAGCCAGTACGCGATGACGATTCCTGCGCAATGGAAAATAACGAAGCGGATCAAGGATGCGGTTAACTGAACCGCAACTTTCGCTGCAGCCCTTTCGTTATATCATGGGCACCTGACAGAACTTCGCATGCTAAGGACAGCAGGCCGCTATTATGAACTATTTGCGTCACATCTCTCTATCACTGCTCTTGCTGGTACCCTTTTCGCCCGTCGCCGCCGAGCCCACCGGCTCTGCTGAAGGCTACCACCGCATTGCGCTCTCCGCCGGCGAGCTCGGCCTGGCCGATAAGCTCAGATACCCCGGACGCTACGGTATTGAATACCAGGCCCGGCCCTATACGTCCTGGAAACTGATTCCTGCCATAGGCTTTGCCTGGGCTGAAAGTGGGGCAAACATGACCTATGCCGCCCTGCGGCGCGATTTCTGGCTGACTGACCGCTGGAGTATCACCCCCACTACCGGCCTTGGCGCCTTTCAGGAAAGCGAAGAGCTCAAGCTGGGGAGTGAGCTGGAATTCCGCTCAGGTATCGAGGCAGCTTACAACTTCAGAAACCACTATCGATTGGGGCTGGGGTTTTTCCACGTCTCCAACGCTGGCATCGGCGAGCGCAATCCCGGCAGCGAGTCCCTTATCGCATTCTTTGCTGTACCGTTCAGGTAAGCGCCTCTCTCTGGATGCAGGCATTACCCGCAATGCAACCGCAGCCGCACAATAGAAAAAGCCCGCACGAAGCGGGCTCTTTCAGCGCCAGGCAGTCGGTCTGTTAGAACGTGCCGACAACCCTCACTGAGCTATCGACGTCCGCCGCATCTACGTAGCCTACCGCAGACGGATCGGAACTGACCTTGGCCTTCATGGCTGCCGCATCTGCCACCTCATCGGGAGGCGTGCCCTTGCCGGTGAATACCTGCTTCGACCAGAAGGCCTTCAGCTGGCTCGGGCTCTTGCCAACCAGAGTCTGATCAAACTCGGTGCGGGTGGCGTGACCCTCAGGCAGGTTCAGCGGCGTGACCGCGTCGCCACCCGGGAAGGTCTTGACCTTACCGAGGTAGATCCTCTCAACATCGTCCTTGGCCAGGCTGGCCGAGTTACCCGGGTGAACGATGACGGCGACTTCAGCCAAAGCGTTAGCTGTGACCAGGGTCATAATGGAGAACAAACTGGCTTTGATTATGGTTTTCATGGTCACCCCTTAAAATACAGCGTCGACGGCGAAACGGACCAGACTGGCATCACCGCCAGTTCCCCCGGGCAGCCCGGCAGTATCACGGTGGTCTTCAGCAACGGTGTACTCCGCTTTCAAAGCTGCGGAAGGGTGGAAGTTGTAACGCACGCCAGCGGTGTAGGTGTGCCGATCTTCATCCATTGCGTTGCGCGCGCCTGCGAGCGCCGGGCTCAAGGCTGCGAGGGTGGCGGCCATTTCGCGCTCACCTGAGCTTTCAGCCCGCTCTACACTGGCGTAAGGCATGAAGTCCCCGACCTGATAGGCAACAGAACCATAGTACGCAAGTTCATCAGGAACCACGCTGTCCTTGTACTTCTGCTCGCGTACCTCGGCTACGAAAAGGAGGCTGTTCCAGTCAACACTAACCCCAAGCCCCGCGAAGGTCAGATCAACACCTTCGGTGACAAGCTCGTCCGCCAGTTCGGGATTTGATGCGGCAACCATACCGGCCAATGCAGCAAAGCCTTCAAATGCGCTCCCGCCAGCCAGGTCCATCTTGGTCTGCTGATAGGTTGCACGAAAGACGACCGGGCCGTAACCGATAGTTGCGACAGCGCCAACGTAATTCTCGAAGTGAATGTCGTACTCGAAACTACTTCCTCTCACTCCTTCTTCTGACGCAGACCCGCCGACTACCTGCAGACCGGTTTCAAAATCGCCCACGTACGTACTGTAATTGATGCTCAACCCGTTGAACGAGCTTATAGGGGAGTTGTAGAAAGTCCCTGGAGGGCTAACCCAATGATAGGCATAGCCCACATCCAGATAGTCCGAGTACATGTACAGTGGCATGCGCTGGCGACCAGCATTAATACGTAGCTCGGGCGTCGCCTGGTAGCTCAGATAGGCCCACTCGGCGTTTACTTCATTGTTGTCGCTTCCGCGCGCTGTGAGCTGGGCTGTCGCAGAGAAGTTGTTGTCCAGATCCGCCATAGCCTGAATGCCCACCAGCGAATCGGGCTGGAAACTGATCTTGTCGTCATAGCCGTACAGCATTTCGTCGCTGCCGGTGGTCATACCCGCACCCACGCTCATGAAGCCGTTCAGGTTCAGTTCGGCCTGGGCAACAGACGCAGCCATAACGGCCGCAATCGCCGTGCCCAGACGACATGCTTGAGCAAATCTCATCGGTAATCCTCGTTGACGTGTTTAGACTTGATTGACGTGTTCAGACTTTGAAAGAGTGAGTTAAGGTTTCGAGGTTGCTGGCCATACGGGCCAGTTCGTCGCTGACACTGTTCAGGCTTTGGGAATTGGCTTCGGCCTCCCCGGTTTTGTCGTTGATCTCGCTGACATTCCGCAGGACTTCGTCGCTCACCGAGAGCTGGCTCTCGGTGGCGTTGGCGATTTCCGCGTTCATGCCGTTAATACGCTCGATGCGCTCTTTTATCTTCGCCAGACTCTCACCCGCAGACGTGGCGCCGCGAACGCTGTCCATGGCCTGCTTGTTGGCGCGCTCGATTTCGCCCGCTACTGAGGCAGCCGCACCCTGAAGCCTGTCGATCATGTCGGTGATTTCGGTAGTGCTCTGTTGCGTCTTGCTGGCCAGGGAGCGGACTTCATCGGCAACCACGGAGAACCCACGCCCGTGCTCACCGGCGCGCGCCGCCTCAATGGCCGCGTTCAGGGCC is part of the Hydrocarboniclastica marina genome and encodes:
- a CDS encoding porin, whose protein sequence is MRFAQACRLGTAIAAVMAASVAQAELNLNGFMSVGAGMTTGSDEMLYGYDDKISFQPDSLVGIQAMADLDNNFSATAQLTARGSDNNEVNAEWAYLSYQATPELRINAGRQRMPLYMYSDYLDVGYAYHWVSPPGTFYNSPISSFNGLSINYSTYVGDFETGLQVVGGSASEEGVRGSSFEYDIHFENYVGAVATIGYGPVVFRATYQQTKMDLAGGSAFEGFAALAGMVAASNPELADELVTEGVDLTFAGLGVSVDWNSLLFVAEVREQKYKDSVVPDELAYYGSVAYQVGDFMPYASVERAESSGEREMAATLAALSPALAGARNAMDEDRHTYTAGVRYNFHPSAALKAEYTVAEDHRDTAGLPGGTGGDASLVRFAVDAVF
- a CDS encoding phosphate ABC transporter substrate-binding protein; translation: MKTIIKASLFSIMTLVTANALAEVAVIVHPGNSASLAKDDVERIYLGKVKTFPGGDAVTPLNLPEGHATRTEFDQTLVGKSPSQLKAFWSKQVFTGKGTPPDEVADAAAMKAKVSSDPSAVGYVDAADVDSSVRVVGTF
- a CDS encoding acyloxyacyl hydrolase, encoding MNYLRHISLSLLLLVPFSPVAAEPTGSAEGYHRIALSAGELGLADKLRYPGRYGIEYQARPYTSWKLIPAIGFAWAESGANMTYAALRRDFWLTDRWSITPTTGLGAFQESEELKLGSELEFRSGIEAAYNFRNHYRLGLGFFHVSNAGIGERNPGSESLIAFFAVPFR